The Anas platyrhynchos isolate ZD024472 breed Pekin duck chromosome 1, IASCAAS_PekinDuck_T2T, whole genome shotgun sequence genomic sequence CAGCTTGACAGAAGGAGAGATCTACAATAtttaaagactgttttttttttaaagtagtgtacaaaataaaatgttctgaaagTAACCTGTGAATCTATCAGACTGGACAACAGGATGTTCTCATCTGGCTGTTGAAGGATGAGGAGTCAGTGTGACATTCTTAAGCAAAATAAGaacaataaatacatatatttttaaattgtatatCTAGCTTTTAGGTCATTGGATGATTAAGAGTAAAGAAATTCCATATGGAAGGCAGATGCTTCTGTTGCACCCACTCGTTTTAGGAATAAATCTTCTGAAATGAAGGCTTGCAGCAGAGCAATGTTAGACCAAGAGGAGAACCAGAGCTATGAAGTTTCACATCCATGAATTGCTGCTTTCTGATAAGATTATTTGTCTGAGCTTTTCAATCAGATAGCTGAACCCTCTATCCCTTCACAAATAGGGTGCAATTTTTGACCAGAAGTTACTAAGGAATGcaagtttattttattgtgttttattttctttatggaCTCTCTTATCAGGGGATCTTTTGTTCTTGAAAGCACTTACCAATGACCTAAAAAGATATCGATGTACCTCTAGTGGAGTAATGAGCTTGACtttgaaggagaaggaagaaagaagggaaacatAGCAGGTTATTGGTCATTTTGGTGGGGTTTTTCTTGTACTAATAATTTCTCCAAGTTGACTAGCATTTACATTATCGCCTGAGaaccagaaaatgaaaacaaataaataaatgaaattaaccTTGCTTTGTACTGTTAGCATTAAATGCAAAGTAGttctttggggttttgtttgtttgtttctgttttgttggggatttttttttcctagaaggtAATTCTTTTAAGGCTGTGGAATTGTGTCAGTGCAGATCAAGAAAagagatttaaagaaaattttctttcttgtatgtctttttaaaaaagaaaaaaacattaataaaggGCTGTAAATGTCacattcatttctgaaaacctCTGCTAATCTTGCCATAGGTTGAGCATTTGCCAAGACATGGTTTAATTAAAATTCTCCTGATTTAACAGGCATTCAGTTTTgcccagaaaaaaagattttgtatGGAAATTAAATTGGGGGTGGGGCAGAATGTAGTTTGTTTTACTTGTTCTAGATGCTGGGTTATTATATAGTCTTCTTTTAATAGCCTCTATTATCTCCTCATTTTGACAGTAGGATGACGAGGGAGGTGAAATGGCCTGTATGAAGGGAGCTTAAGGCTAGAAGGACTGTGGGGCTTTTTAGCTGCCGATGAAATACGAACAGAGTAAAACCAtgttttttcaggaaaactCAGATTAGCTGGAAGACAGGAGAAGGTGTGTTGCAATATGTTTCACTCTatagaactatttttttccaggcactttaTCAGTGGTACTTTGTTACCCCTTTTCATATGTTGGTTGCTGATGAGTACAAAAGGGAGATTTACTGGCAGCTGGCAGTTGGCTAAATGCAGTCTTGTTTTTGATCAAGGCCACGATGGATATATGAACTTGGCTGAATTGCCATCTGACCTTTTCTGAGAAACTTATTTTGGCAGGCAGATGGAGGAAATATGTTACTGGATAAAATGAATGCCTTTGTTTAATATGGAGGAATTTTAATCtcttgtgttttctgtctgcgGATTTGGGAATCAGGTGTAGGTTGTAATACATACACCTTGGAATGATTCGGTTCTTACAACTCAGGGAAGGGTGAAAGGAGATGTGGAATATACCTACACAGCATTTTCCCTAAAAAGAACCCGCTTCCACCACAGCAGTACAAACACTTTGGGAGGGGGGAACCTCCTGCATGGTACAGCTTCTCTGTtgctgatttttcactggtagatgtgatgatttaaaaaaaatctcttatatTATAAGAAAGTGTATTGCACTAGTACTGTGGTAATACTTCTCCTTTAATTTTAGCTATATacatgtgggttttttttgtattaaaaaatgaCCGATGATTAAAATGCGAACTTAGGGCTTGCTTTTGCAGTTTCTCTTCTCTccattgctgtttgttttccttttttgtgtctgtgtgtctccCTTCCTGTGTGGatgcaggaggaaaaggagcCATGGTATTACCAGCAAGTGTACGCCAGGTACTGGAAGCACTACGACTTAGCCATGCGCTGGATGCGTAGGCACCAGAAAGCCTACAGGAAAGCCATGGAGTCCTTCTACTACCTACCATGGcctccttctccagcttctcCAAGCAGCCGCTACTCAGATTGGGATGGGAACGACTCCCCGCATACCCACGACTATTTTTCCAGCTATAAGCCTcatggcagagctcagcaccatggcacagctcagcagtATGCAGGTGCCCACCCAGAAAGGGAGGATGCTGACAGGGACTCTGAAATGGAGGAGGACTCTGAGTCTGAAGGGGAGATAGAGTATGACCTGAGTAACATGGAGATCACGGAGGAGCTTCGCCAGTTTTTTGCCCAGACAGAGAGACATCGGGAAGAGCTGCGTAAGTCTGTGCTTGTTGAGTGTATATTCTGGTGTTTGGTGGCCATAATGTTGAGTGCTGGGTGGCTTCAGAGTTCCTGGGTTTTGTAACAATGCACAGAAACAGGCACTGCAAGTGAACAAGCCAAACAGATTGAAACAGACAAGACTGATGGTGCAGCTAAGTGCTATTTGTTAGAAATAAGTCTAAGAAAATGTTTGAAGGTTTTATCTGTAAGAGAGAACGTTATTCTCTTTGCAGTCATAACATGTTTGTCTAGAAGACAATACTCATCTTCAGTTCCGAAGGAAAACCTCCAGAATTTTTAAGGTTAAATCTAGTTAACGTGCTATATGTCTGAGAGGGGAACCCAGAGGAAGTGCTTCATTACATCACTAAGCCCTAGGGTGAACCTCAATCTAGTTTATAATATGGAGCAGccattttgtttgttctttttttggctAACCCAGCAGTAAAATTTCAAGACTTTTCTCTTCTCCCCCTGCATCCCTAAGGTACTCTTCATTCTGTACTATACCAAGTGTCTATTTTCATCTTGATCTGGAGCCAAGTTGTTAAGCAAGGAATATAAGCCAAAGACTTAATATATTTCTCAGGTCATGATCCTCAGAGGTAttgataatctttttttttcctctacctgtgaaatccctttaaaaaaaaaaatatgaaggaatATATTTATTGGTAGCTTACTGCATAATAAATGTAGCAGGCAAATTTAtgatctgttttaaaaaagtactat encodes the following:
- the GEMIN8 gene encoding gem-associated protein 8 produces the protein MEEKEPWYYQQVYARYWKHYDLAMRWMRRHQKAYRKAMESFYYLPWPPSPASPSSRYSDWDGNDSPHTHDYFSSYKPHGRAQHHGTAQQYAGAHPEREDADRDSEMEEDSESEGEIEYDLSNMEITEELRQFFAQTERHREELRRQQQLEAEQHEMYVEADQDLHRSTRRSVEPPTERPGERRMVEMEKLYGAEAAKILAMETAMQLIFDRNCDKKQPKYWPIIPLKL